The Rattus rattus isolate New Zealand chromosome X, Rrattus_CSIRO_v1, whole genome shotgun sequence genome has a window encoding:
- the LOC116888177 gene encoding LOW QUALITY PROTEIN: eukaryotic translation initiation factor 5-like (The sequence of the model RefSeq protein was modified relative to this genomic sequence to represent the inferred CDS: inserted 1 base in 1 codon) produces the protein MIPCTTEYIPWLRDRPFFREDSAGAGRWGLWLVVLSSAPAPLPHGCLLAHSLVPASSAGSPGSVLLVLMWTSLGQSLPLFLLIPGPAILDQVSSPSSFQCQPLVLTEVFFDEKIREKIKKYRCHSLRFCHNNKKAQYYLLHGLQCVLAMDQAQLTSEIPFILKEMYDADLXQEEVIISWSEKAFKKFVSKELAEEVPVKAEPFIKWLKEAEEESSGGEKEGEDENTEVLYSKNATAPKFETVKSDNQYDDIDIDEI, from the exons ATGATCCCATGTACTACTGAATATATTCCTTGGCTTCGAGATAGACCATTCTTTAGAGAAGACAGCGCGGGGGCGGGGCGGTGGGGGTTGTGGCTGGTGGTGCTGTCCAGTGCTCCTGCCCCTCTACCCCATGGCTGCCTGCTAGCTCACAGCCTTGTTCCTGCCTCGTCTGCCGGGTCACCAGGTTCAGTACTGCTGGTGTTGATGTGGACATCACTGGGACAGTCCCTCCCACTGTTTCTGCTCATCCCTGGCCCAGCTATCCTGGACCAGGTTTCCAGCCCCTCTTCCTTCCAGTGCCAG CCTCTTGTTTTGACAGAAGTTTTCTTTGATGAGAAGATAAGAGAGAAAATCAAGAAATACAGGTGCCATTCTCTAAGATTTTGTCATAACAACAAAAAGGCTCAGTATTACCTTCTTCATGGTTTGCAATGTGTGTTAGCAATGGATCAAGCTCAGCTGACCTCCGAGATTCCATTTATCTTGAAGGAAATGTATGATGCCGACC TTCAAGAAGAGGTCATTATCAGCTGGTCAGAAAAAGCCTTCAAGAAATTTGTCTCAAAAGAACTTGCTGAAGAGGTGCCTGTCAAAGCAGAGCCATTTATTAAATGGttgaaagaagcagaggaagaatcTTCTGGTGGTGAGAAAGAAGGTGAAGATGAAAATACTGAGGTGTTATATTCAAAAAATGCCACTGCACCAAAATTTGAAACTGTGAAGTCTGACAACCAATATGATGACATTGATATTGACGAAATTTAA